The segment TAAATCTTGAAACCCTTTCACTTCTTACTGTTCCCTGTTCCCTGTTCCCTGTTCCCTTTCGCGTAGCGCTATAGCAGAAACCATTGAAGATTAGCGAGGATATATTGTGACAGCGACCCCTTTATCAATTTCTCCCCAGATTCAACCCTCGTTAACAATCACGATTTTTGCAGTTCCTAAACCGTTTCGAGGTCAGATTGGTCTGATTCAACGCAATGCCATTCAAAGTTGGTTACACCTGCAACCCCAACCGGAAATCATCTTATTGGGAAACGATCAGGGAACAGAAGCAACGGCTAGGGAGTTTGGTTTACGCCATATTCCTGACGTGAAACTTAATTCTCAAGGAACTCCCCTGTTAAATAGTATTTTTTTCCAAGCATCCCAACAAGCAACTCACCCGATTTTGACTTATGTTAACTCGGATATTATTTTAACCCGTGATTTTCTGCCAACAGTTCAACAAGTTATCCGCCAATACCCGCAATTTTTAATTCTAGGAAGACGTTGGAATATTGATATTACTGAACCCCTAAACTATGATAATCCCAATTGGGAACAAAATTTGCGCGATCGCCTTCATCAAGCGGGAACTTTCAGTGGAGTCGGCGCGTTAGATTATTTCGTGTTTCCCAAACCCCTATTTTCCCAATTACCCGAATTTGCTATTGGACGAGCAGGCTGGGATAACTGGATGGTCGGGGAAGCTCTTAAACAAAATATTCCGGTAATTAATGGGAGTCAATTAATTACGGCTATTCACCAAAACCACGATTATAACCATCTGTCAGGACGGCGTTTAGAAGCTTTTCAAGGAATAGAAGCACAACAAAATCAAACCTTCCTCCAGGGTCATTTGGCGGGAAATAGTGCTGATGCAACGGTTTACTTAACTCCCCTATCTTCTAACCACACTCCTAGAGTTAGTGTGATTATTCCTAACCTCAACGTAGAGACGTTGCAGGCAACGTCTCTACTACAGAATCAAGCCATTGATAGTGTTTACCAACAAACTTTTACCGACTTTGAAATTATCGTAATTGATGATAGTTCTACCGACGAAATGCGATCGCAACTTCAAGCAAAATATCCCTTAATCTATTATATCCATCAACCCGATCAAGGGATAGTAGCGGCTTGGAATCGGGGTCTGGATGTCGCTCAAGGGGAATTTATCACCTTTTTGCACCCTGGGGAGGTCTTTTTACCGGACAAACTCGCCCAGCAGGTCGCCTGCTTTGAACAGAAAGCAGGTTCTTTAGAAATAGTTTACAGTTGTTGGCAAACCTCTCCACCCACTAATATTCAAGCCTTTCAGTCGGTTCTACAAGGGCGGGAAGGGTTGCACGGTGTTCATGCTTGGATGTTACCAACCCTGTGGCAATTTATCCGAACTAGCACTATTTTATTTCGGCGCAGTTGGTTACAGCGTTATGGTGGTTTTAATATCTTTGTGGGCGAGGCGACCTCGCCCCTACAGCCCCAGGCTGCTACCCTTGACTTACTCCTAAATTTATCCTCAAGGGGGGCGGCGGCGGTTTGTTTGGAACAGCCAACGGTTTGCTGTTTGGAAACCCAACCGTTAACGCCTCAAATAATTAGTCAAATGGCAGCCGAGTCAGAACAACTTCTACACAACTATTTTTCTCGCCCTACCGTTAAACCTTGGATGCGTCCCCTGGAGTCCCAAGCCTATGCTCAAACTTTCCTGTGGTTAGCAAGTTTGATCTCTAATAGTGGAGACAAACAGCAAGAAGCAAAATTCTTAGACCGTTATCATTATTATTTGAGAATCTTGAAATCAAGAACTGCATAAAAGTGTATTTTTGTCAATCCCCTCGATATCGGCTTTCTCTCCTGTTCCAAAAACTCGTGCATCGCCTACTCCTGATTAGGGCTAAAAACTATTAAATTTGCTTAATATTTAACCAAGTTATAGGCTTATAGCCCCCATTTTTGCATTTAGACAGAGTAACCCCTTGGGTGATGTTTTTTTTAGTCTACCACAACCCCGATGATACTGTCAACTTTTTGAAAATAATTTTCAATAAAAAATCTTGATCTTTTAAATTTTAAAATCAATTCCTGTTAAACATAAAATAAAATTATGTAAATCTCGATAGGGATCTGTGATCAGGGTCAAGCCTAATTTAACCACAAAGACACAAAGACACAAAGACAGGGAGCGTGTTTTCACTCGTTGGCTATTCTATTGTTCCTTGATTTTACATAGATTGCTGGAGTTCTAATAACGCTTCTCCTAAATTGCGATAAAACCATAAATGAATCGGTTCTCCTTGCAATTCTATCCCTTTTTGATAACAATTAATCGCTTCTTTTAAATAGCCTTGACGATGTAATTGTTGTCCTAGATCCTGATAAATCTCAGGATCGGTAGGACTATTTTTATGAATTTCCCGATAGCGAAATAGAGGATCTAAGTTAACTCCCTTTTTTTTTTGAAATCACACGACCCATCGCTTCATAAGCTAAATCAAAATCTGGTTTGAGGTTAATAGCTTTTTGCAAATAAGCGAGTGCATCTTGATAGTTTTCCTTCTGTTCTAAGGCTTCTCCCCAATGTAAATGAATATCGGGAGAATGGGGATAAATTTCACAAGCACGCCGATAACAACTAATGGCTTCATCCCACTTTTGTAACATCGCAAAGGTATGACCTAACAGGTGATAAGCAATCGGAGATCCAGGGTTGAGAATACAAGCTCGACGTAAAGCTACAATTGCATTTTCAATGTCACCTTGTTGTCGGAGAGTTTGTCCTAAATTTTGATAAGATTCAAAGGAAGCAGGAATAAACTCTTGGGTACGACGATATTGAGCGATCGCTTCTTCAAATTGACGTTGTTTGTCTAAAATTTGTTGTAAGCGAAATTGAATTGTACTAGGATTTTCTGGATTTAGTTCTAAGGCTTGGCGATAGGTGGCGATCGCTTCTTCCCATTGATAAAATTGCGCTAAAGCCTGTGCTAATTCATCATATAATTCAGCCGAGGTAGGTTCTAAATGACAAGCTTGACGATAAACTGTAATCGCTTCTTCCCAATTATAAACTTGAACCAATGCTTCAGCTAAACCCCGTTGAGATTCAACAGAATCAGGATTAAGTTCAATACAACGCCGATAAACCGTTACAGCTTCTTCCCATTCATTTTGTTTAGCTAAAGCTTTTCCTAACTGTTCATAAGCCTCTACAAAATTAGGATGGAGTTCACAAACTCGACGTAAAGCGATGACAGCTTCTTCCCATTCTTGTTGATGAATTAATGCTGTTCCTAAATGATAATAAGCTTCCGCCGAATTAGCATTAACTTGACAACATCGACGAGAGAGGTTGATAATTTCCTGCCATTGTTCCTGCTGTTCTAAGATTTCTCGCAAATTCTGGTAAGCTTCGATTAAATTAGGATTCAATTGACAAGCCCGACGATAATTGTTGACGGCTTGATCAGTTTGACCCAATTGCTCTTGAAGTTTGGCTAATTCCAAATAACATTCTGACCAATAGGGGTTAATTTGTAAGGCTTGATGGTAAGCAGCGATCGCTTCTTCTGCTTGGTGCTGTTGTGTGAAAGCCTGTCCAAGATGGTAATAGATTTCCCCATCCTTGGGTTGAAGTTCTAACGCCTTGTGAAAGGAGGAAATCGCTTCGGGAATATTACCATCTTGAGTCAGAGCGATGCCCAAATTCATGTAAAATTCATAAAAACTGGCATCAAGAGCAATCGCTTTTTGAAAGCAACGAATCGCTTCCTTTGAATGTCCCGCTTGCAGTTTGACACTCCCTAAGCGATCATGAAACCAAGGGGAATTAGAGTTGAGATCAACAGCTTTTTGGTAAGCGGCGATCGCTTGTTCAATACTTCCGGTGTTGACGAGAGCTTCCCCTAAGTTATAGTAAGACCAAGCCGACGTCGGATTTTCCTCAATCGCTTTCTGGTAACTTTCGATGGCATTTTCAAACTGGTTTCTTCTTAACAGTTGATTGGCGGTCTCAAAATAGCTAACACTCATACCAAAATTCTCAATAAGTTCTATGATTTAATTAAAGGCTCAGGGATATTTTAGGAAAGCTGAAAACAGGAGCAAAAGAGTTAGAGATTAATAAGTTAATCACTACTTGATTGTTCCAATTGAGTTTTCACCCAGGTCTACCTATTTTAAATTTTACACCGAATTTATGCCATTGTCTTCTTCCCAATTACAAAAAATTCGAGACCAACTAGAGCGATCGCAGTCCTGGTTACAGGAAATTCAATCTGAGATAGAATCCTGTCAATCTCAATCAACTCTACCCTTTTCGTCCCCCGCCCTGACTAAACCCTCTCGTCAGTCAATTTTATTTTACCGAGATTATGGGGGGTTCACAGGGGGACATTTAAAAGTTTGGGATTATTTTAATCATGTCACATTTTCACAGAATTATTCTCCCTCTATTTATTTTACACCTCAAAGTAGTTGGGATAAAAATAATCCTTGGTTAAACCTTGAGCAAAGTTTTATCTTATCTCAACCCTTAGAGTATCCAGATCTAATATTTATGGAAGGGTTAGATTGGCAGTTACTAGATGAACGCTATAAACACAATTCACCTATTCCTATTATTAATCTAATTCAGAGCGTTAGACACGCCTATCCTGATAATCCTCGTTATCCATTTTTGCAATATAAAGCAATTCGGATTTGCGTTAGTCCCGAAATCAAACAATATTTAGAAATCCAAGCTAAAGTGAATGGAGAATTATTAGTCATTCCCTGTGGCTTAGATCGGACTCAAATTCCTGAATCGTTAGATTGGGAACAAAAGGATGATCATATTTTAATTGCAGCTTTAAAAGAACCTGAACTAGGACAGACCTTAAAAATAGAATTAGAAAAAATAGGAAAGAAAGTAGAACTACTAACAGCACAACTTACGAGAACAGAATATTTAGACAAGTTAAATCGTGCTAGAATAACGGTATTTCTTCCGAATCAAAAAGAAGGAGAGGGGTTTTATCTTCCTGCTTTAGAAGGAATGGCGGTAGGAACACTGGTAATTTGTCCAGACTGTATTGGCAATCGTTCTTTCTGCA is part of the Planktothrix serta PCC 8927 genome and harbors:
- a CDS encoding glycosyltransferase family 2 protein codes for the protein MTATPLSISPQIQPSLTITIFAVPKPFRGQIGLIQRNAIQSWLHLQPQPEIILLGNDQGTEATAREFGLRHIPDVKLNSQGTPLLNSIFFQASQQATHPILTYVNSDIILTRDFLPTVQQVIRQYPQFLILGRRWNIDITEPLNYDNPNWEQNLRDRLHQAGTFSGVGALDYFVFPKPLFSQLPEFAIGRAGWDNWMVGEALKQNIPVINGSQLITAIHQNHDYNHLSGRRLEAFQGIEAQQNQTFLQGHLAGNSADATVYLTPLSSNHTPRVSVIIPNLNVETLQATSLLQNQAIDSVYQQTFTDFEIIVIDDSSTDEMRSQLQAKYPLIYYIHQPDQGIVAAWNRGLDVAQGEFITFLHPGEVFLPDKLAQQVACFEQKAGSLEIVYSCWQTSPPTNIQAFQSVLQGREGLHGVHAWMLPTLWQFIRTSTILFRRSWLQRYGGFNIFVGEATSPLQPQAATLDLLLNLSSRGAAAVCLEQPTVCCLETQPLTPQIISQMAAESEQLLHNYFSRPTVKPWMRPLESQAYAQTFLWLASLISNSGDKQQEAKFLDRYHYYLRILKSRTA
- a CDS encoding tetratricopeptide repeat protein produces the protein MHKNSPTDPEIYQDLGQQLHRQGYLKEAINCYQKGIELQGEPIHLWFYRNLGEALLELQQSM
- a CDS encoding glycosyltransferase — encoded protein: MPLSSSQLQKIRDQLERSQSWLQEIQSEIESCQSQSTLPFSSPALTKPSRQSILFYRDYGGFTGGHLKVWDYFNHVTFSQNYSPSIYFTPQSSWDKNNPWLNLEQSFILSQPLEYPDLIFMEGLDWQLLDERYKHNSPIPIINLIQSVRHAYPDNPRYPFLQYKAIRICVSPEIKQYLEIQAKVNGELLVIPCGLDRTQIPESLDWEQKDDHILIAALKEPELGQTLKIELEKIGKKVELLTAQLTRTEYLDKLNRARITVFLPNQKEGEGFYLPALEGMAVGTLVICPDCIGNRSFCISGYNCFRPHYRVESLLNAIQQALQYSQSQVQEILTHAKQTANEHNLLKERQAFLEVLDNIREIW
- a CDS encoding tetratricopeptide repeat protein — protein: MSVSYFETANQLLRRNQFENAIESYQKAIEENPTSAWSYYNLGEALVNTGSIEQAIAAYQKAVDLNSNSPWFHDRLGSVKLQAGHSKEAIRCFQKAIALDASFYEFYMNLGIALTQDGNIPEAISSFHKALELQPKDGEIYYHLGQAFTQQHQAEEAIAAYHQALQINPYWSECYLELAKLQEQLGQTDQAVNNYRRACQLNPNLIEAYQNLREILEQQEQWQEIINLSRRCCQVNANSAEAYYHLGTALIHQQEWEEAVIALRRVCELHPNFVEAYEQLGKALAKQNEWEEAVTVYRRCIELNPDSVESQRGLAEALVQVYNWEEAITVYRQACHLEPTSAELYDELAQALAQFYQWEEAIATYRQALELNPENPSTIQFRLQQILDKQRQFEEAIAQYRRTQEFIPASFESYQNLGQTLRQQGDIENAIVALRRACILNPGSPIAYHLLGHTFAMLQKWDEAISCYRRACEIYPHSPDIHLHWGEALEQKENYQDALAYLQKAINLKPDFDLAYEAMGRVISKKKGS